The genomic interval aagaagtcaggactggaactcaagcaggtcagggagtaggagctgatgcagaggccatggagggatgttccttactggcttgctttttctggcttgctcagcctgctctcttatagaactcaagactaccagcccagagatggtcccacccacaaggggcctttcccccttgatcactaattgagaaaatgccttacagttggatctcatggaggcatttcctcaactgaagttcctttctctgtgataactccagctgtgtcaagttgacacaaaactagccagtacaaggacAGATTCTAGGGGAACAATCTGTCTGTCTATACCTCTaattttggacagtctttcttaAAACGACTTATAgtttaaatgttctttataactTTAGTGCTGTGAAAAAATTGCTTGTACTGTAGTATCCTGCCAGGCtgcaaccatagccaaactgattgtatgAGGGTCTAATTTCTGTACAAAGACAAATATATCTATAAGTCTGCCTTGCTTTGTATGGCTGGATGGCCGAAATGAGCTGCATTagcactctcataagatgattactcttgtaataatcttaattaacaatatatgggtgagttaaaaatcttaagcttgtgatcaaactgcaagctgcagtcaatggaacactggcaattttaaccataatttttaagtttcttttgcaacgtTAGAATAATATCTACAACTTTGAAAAAGCAaaatccaattttaaaacaatttattctctttaaaatcaatactagaaacatcactttcacattatgaagtttggctgccaatctgtatatgaatgcatgacagtgcaaaatttaatgctttattaaagagacattgttctGAATCATATCgctcataagtctagtttctaggataagaattacataaaatattatctcaattagAAGTATCTCAATTAGAATGCCTGAGCTTGTCTggaggcatctctctctctctctctctgtctctgtctctgtctctgtctctctctctcttccctttctttctttcaaactcAGAGGGAGTTGAGTCTGGACCTCCAGAAGTTCTGGCCTGGAAATATTATTGCAGAATTCCCATTTTGGTGGCACCTCTTCGCGGCTTTTGAGcctgtttctcttctctgtgcTTTGGGCTCTCCTGCTCTCTTAAAGGCTCCTGTCCTCCCCCAGTCCCCAGTGGTTTATAGCTTTCAGCATCGAGCCCAGGGCCATCTCCCAGGACTACCTTGGCTGTGGATATTCCCACTACCCACTCCTTTTTCTCTACATTTTCAGTATGGGGTTCTTCTTCCCCAAACAGACCCTGGGGCAGCCATGCCAGGCAAGGATAAGTCCTCTTTACCCAACATCCTTAAAGAACACACCGTGGTTGGAGGGCTGCCCTATTAAGGAAGCATTCCTAACCCATGAATGTTCAGGTGTAGGGTCCAGGGCACCCGTCCCCACTCTGTCTCTGAAATCTTGATAGACGTCTTTACCCCTGCCAGGCTGTAGGCAGGCACTTCTAGGCTCCTGGAAGGTGCATTCAGCTGCAGGATGTGAGGAAGCCAAGCTGGGTCTCCTGAGTCTTCCTACACACCCAGGCAGAGGAGTGTGTAAGCCATCGTGGGGAGCTCGGGAGAGGTAGAGTGGCTCTAGGCTGCTGCTTTATTAAAGAGGACCTTGATGCCACCCAGGAATGGCCTAAGGGAGAACGGCAGAGGGCGCCCCACGACAGGAAGGAGGAACAGGGCTAAACAGGGCCATGGATTGTCCTGCTGTCTGCGCAACTCCTAGGGTAGTATCTTTAAGTCTCCAAGACCCTGGGCTCCAGTCTTGGCCCCTTCACGCTTTCAGACGGTTCCGATGTGTTGGTTATAGCGCAGGCCACCATCATGGccatgggggcgggggcggggtgggCAAATGATTATAGGAGGACCGGGGCAATGGAAGGAATGGTTAGGCAGACCAGGGAATGGGTGCTCTGCAGAACTGAGGGGGATTCTGGTCGCGCTGATGTGAGTCTTGCAAATCCCCTAGGCCCGGAGGTGCAGAAAGACGAAGGAGCAACTCTGGTCAGGGGTGTGGAGAGATACCCTATAGGCACCGGACCATTTTGTTGCTTCTAAGGCTTACAGGCTTCAGTGACCCGCAAACCTAGGGTCCTGAGTCAGAACTTCTTGGCTCCACCAGATGGGTCCTCAATGCTCAGCCTCACTTTCCTCGGGGCCCTTCTGCCTGACTGTCCTCAGCCCTTACAGGCCGGCACTGGTCCTGCAGACCACCCAGCCAACCTCGGGACTCAGGAGAAGTCAATGTGGCTAGTCGGTGCCCCGGCCTGTTCAGATACTATCAGTGAGTTCCTTTGAAATATTGAGAGATTTAGCATCAGTGTCCAGGAAGGTCGCCTCTGGGACCCAGATAAGTCCCACTCCCCCGCCCCCGTGTCTCGAAAACAGTGAGGAAAATCCTCTCTAGCCTGACCCTCTCCTTCTCAGTCCCCTTGTGCTGACAACCCTGGCTGTTTGATTACCCTACTCCCAGGTTCCATTTGCGAGACAGGCCCCTTCAGTCTCTAGGTGACCTTAGCCGTTCTGCTGGCTCCAACAATGGTGCGGCATAACGCAGACTGAGGGTCCTCCGGCCCGGAGAGGGTCTCCGCGAGCACGAGGATGATTCGGCTTTGGGGGTGCCCATTCCCGTGACCTAGGAAAGTGGATATGCCACTACGCATTCCCCACTCCATGCGCGCCCTGTCTGCTGCGTCTGCACGTCTTGCTCCGGGGGACTGTGAGACCGCGGCTCTGAAGCGAGCCCCCGCTGCACCTGCACCAAGGCCACGGGGCGCATGCGCGGACCGCGGAAGGCGGGGGCCGAGCCGGGAGGGGTCCTGCAATTCCGCAGGTCCGCTGCCGGGAACGGTCGGGTGTCAGattggagtggggtggggttcGGCTGTCAGGCAGCGCGTGCATCAAACCACATTTCAGCCGCGTCCTCACTCTCTCAGTCCGTTCGGCCCCGGCCGCGGGCTCGGAGGGCGCCTGCCAAAGGAACACGGGGCCCCTCACGAGGACTTCGGCCGGGCGCCGCGTACAGACAAAGGGGTGGGAGATGGAGACACTTCCGTGATTACTGCCAGCGGCCGCGGAAGAAGAGGACGCTTTGCTGCAGGAACGCAGGTCCGAGCGCAGCGGCAGCTTTGCGGGAGCTCAGGGGCGGGGTAGGAGGCGTCCATCACTCTCCGACCTCCTGGCGAGCCTCAAGCCCCTTACGCAGCGCCTCTCTGAGCACCCTGTCCCTGCTGTCGTTCACTGAGGACCACTTCCTCGCACGCTCTCCGTTCGGCCCCTCCGTGCTCCCGCGGTCCGCCAGCCACGCAGCCCAAGTGTGCCATCGGGCGGGCGCAGAGGCGGCGTCTGCTCCCACCCCCGAGATCACATGGTGACCCTCGGCAGCCAATGCAGTGGACGCTAGGACCCTGCGGGACCCCGGGCGCCGCGACTGCACCGGCGCCGCTGCATTATAAATACTTCTCCAAAATGCGGCGCAGCTCCCTGCGCGCGCCCCGGCCGCCCGCCGCCTCCGCCCTGCGCCCCTgagccgctgccgccgccgctgccgccgcggGTCCGAGGGCGCCGCGCCCTTGCCCTGGGCTCGGGCTCTGCCCGCTGCCGCCGGCTCGCGTCCTCGCGCTGCGCCGCCCGGCCGGGTGCATGCATTGTGGGCCTCCCGACATGGTCTGCGAGACGAAGATCGTGGCTACGGAGGACCATGAGGCACTGCCGGGGGCCAAGAAGGACGCGCTGCTCGTCGCCGCCGGAGCCATGTGGCCCCCGCTGCCCGCCGCGCCCGGGCCGGCCGCCGCACCCCCACCCGCGGCAGGTCCCCAGCCCCACGGAGGCACCGGGGGCGCGGGGCCGCCGGAGGGGCGCGGCGTGTGCATCCGCGAGTTCCGCGCAGCCGAGCAGGAGGCGGCGCGCCGCATCTTCTACGACGGCATCTTGGAGCGCATCCCCAACACGGCTTTCCGCGGCCTGCGGCAGCACCCGCGCACCCAACTGCTCTACGCCCTGCTGGCCGGTCAGTGCGCCGCGGGGGGCGGGGGGCCGGCGGGGCTGCGGCAGTCCCGCACCGGCCCGGCTCCAGCGGGTCCAGCGGACCCCTCCGGGGACCGTCGCGCTTGACTCTCTTTGCCTTCCTTCTGGGTTCCCATCTCGGAGCCCCGGTGCCGCGTCGGTACGCTGGACCGGTTGGGAGGAGACCCGCTTGCACCAGCGGCGCAGCGCTCCGGGCTTTCGGCCAAGGCTCCTGGGCCGGGCGTGGGAACCAGCGCGGGCTGAGTGCAGGGCGCTGCGGACTGGGAAACACAGGGTTGGCAACTCAGTCCGCGGCGCCCGTTCTTTCCGTCGCGGGGCATCCCGGGTGGGGGCGGCGTGACAGGGCAGGTAGCGCTGCAGCTGCGGCCCGGCGCGACaactatatatataatctttgggCGGGGGAGGCCGCCTGAGGCTCAAGTGCTAATTTATGACGGGAAGACAGCCAGCTCCGCGGGGAGCCAGGGAGACTGTTCGCCagagccagggatacagggaGGATACCCTCTGCTGTCTGAAGCACACCCCCTCCCATTCCATGCCATCCCATTCTGCAGATGAGGAGCTTGAGGCGACTCACCCAAGGTCATTCGGAGGAGACAACTTTTGCTCTTGTGCGTTTTTTTCCTCCTCCACAGCACAAATGAAGTTGGAAACGGTGTGGTGCTTGTCGCCCGACTCTGACAGCCTAGTGGGCTCTGAAGCTGCCCAGGGAGGGCTCTAGTTGGGTGCCTTCTCAGCCCGGCGCAGGATGACCTGCTTGCATAGGCAGTGTCCTGGTGTCTCTGTCCAGCTCTTTGACTTAGCACCAGGCTAGGTGGAGTAGGCAAGAGACCCTTTGGAAACTGGGGGAACCAAGGGCTGACCAGCACTGGTCTGGCCTAGGCTGTATTGTGGACCTTTGTTTCAGGTTGTGAAGGTAGCAGGTGTTTACGCCAGAGAGCTTGGAAATGAGGAAGCGTAGAGAGGGACTGCGGCCATGActcctacacagagaaacagtccCTGGTGGGGAGCACCCCTAAGCACTGATTTACCAAGGTGGTTTGGACTCCGGGTGCCGTGGGACCTACCCATGTCCAGCCTGGCCGCGTGCCTCTCTGCACCTGCCACCTCACCTGTGCCCCCTTGCCTGCAGCCCTCTGTTTTGCTGTGACCCGCTCACTGCTGCTGACATGCCTGGTGCCGGCCGGGCTCCTGGCCCTGCGCTACTACTACAGCCGCAAGGTGATTCTGGCCTACCTGGAGTGTGCGCTGCACACGGACATGGCTGACATTGAGCAGTACTACATGAAGCCACCTGGTGAGTTCTGGAATTCTCCAACTCTGCctactccctccctcttccccttcaggCACAAGAGGGCCTAAGCTGTGGGATCCTGGTGTTCTGAGTCTTCTGAATGACTGAGGCTTCTAGCTAAGGGTGGCGTGTCAGCAGGGGAGAGCCAGAAAGAAGTCCTTCCCTTGGTGGCCTGGCTCCACTGTGTCCTCTGT from Mus musculus strain C57BL/6J chromosome 5, GRCm38.p6 C57BL/6J carries:
- the Nat8l gene encoding N-acetylaspartate synthetase, whose product is MHCGPPDMVCETKIVATEDHEALPGAKKDALLVAAGAMWPPLPAAPGPAAAPPPAAGPQPHGGTGGAGPPEGRGVCIREFRAAEQEAARRIFYDGILERIPNTAFRGLRQHPRTQLLYALLAALCFAVTRSLLLTCLVPAGLLALRYYYSRKVILAYLECALHTDMADIEQYYMKPPGSCFWVAVLDGNVVGIVAARAHEEDNTVELLRMSVDSRFRGKGIAKALGRRVLEFAMLHNYSAVVLGTTAVKVAAHKLYESLGFRHMGASDHYVLPGMTLSLAERLFFQVRYHRYRLQLREE